Within Chaetodon auriga isolate fChaAug3 chromosome 7, fChaAug3.hap1, whole genome shotgun sequence, the genomic segment TTGGGTTACTGACATCAACAAACTTTTCCGTACGTCGCCATATTTTGAGGATCCGCAGCAGTGAATCAGAGGTCCAGGCTAGCCATCAGTAGCCTTGCTAACGTAGGCTAACGTTACTACAACgagtgccctctagtggtcagaGTGAGAAACTACAACCCCACAAGATAAGCGTCAAGGCAGCTATAATAACATACCTGTACTTCCGGTTAGtaaattcaaaataaaggttaaaCCAGGGATGTAGTTACGCACGGCGGCCACAAGAGGGCAGTGCTTTCATGTCAACCATGAGCTGTATCAAATGGCTTTACACAGTTTATTAGTTTAATTTACTAATTTGCTTGTGTGTTATATACGGATCCAATGCCTGTTTGTTGGTGTTGCTTGGCAAAAACTCAAATGCTAAACGTACAACACCTTCCGTTGGACACTGTCGAAATATAACTCAAAATAAACATGTAGTAACACTCGACCGCAGTAGCATCAGGGCAGATAACAGCGTACCGACCCGGTCCGTTGCTTACCTGATGTAGAGGCTGTGCTCAGAGGACTTGGATCACGCGTGGACAAAAAAGAACGGACTTCAGCTCTCTTTGATCTGCTCTTCATTTATTAATATGTTAACTTTTTTTTCGTAAACCTTCGGGCAAGCGAGGCAAACCGAACCAGTGGGCACGTGGGTGTATACATTGACATTCCTGTAATTAGCCCCAGTTCATAACATCTGATCCCGGATCCATGACTATACTCAAGGGTATTGTAGTCTTTTGGCACACATGGACTACAAAAATGGAGGTGAAGGATTCACTGTAtgaggaaaaaggcaaaattttcattttttttttaaattcataaATGCAGCATAAGGATTGATCAGTGTGAACCGGCAGTGTTTTTAAACACTATAACGATTACACACGTGATCTTTCACcactcctttcttcttccttcatAAATGCCGAGTATTGTTCGAACCAACTCTGAGCTTTGTCACACTTTCACCAAATAtcacaaacaaatataaaagTGTGCAGAATACGTCAGCAAATACTTCCAGGATGTTTTAAACACTtttgtgatatatatatataaaagcaCATTAGGCGGCAGTGAATATGATCATATCGCACCAAAACAACAAGAGGGCAACATCAGTTCCTCTAACATTGTTCAGAGTGAACAAATTTAAATGCAGAATGTTATTTTCATTAAGATACCAATTTCTTCTTTTAGCCAAATGTTAGAATAAACATGATCCTGCTCCATCATTGTAATACAACAACTATATTTTAACAATGTGATACAAGACACAGAGAAGTGGCTTTTTATAAATGACAAACCAAATCTccacaaatgaaaaaatcaaacaaaaacaacagtttttatgtattcatttattcaaatCAATTTTATTAATTACATGTATTATGATGTATCATTACTATCCCAATAATTATTAaatatcacatgaaaaaaaaaactaatggTTACATCATTTGAATTGCATCAGAAACTACCACAGATGAAAAAGCTTGAACGATAAGTAAGAAAACATCTGTTGTGGCAAGATTCTCTGTGTGTACGGTAGCAAAACGTCTCAAGGTAAATGCCGTTTCATGCTAAATAGTGGATGCAGATTTAGAAACTTAACTTGAAAGCAACACAGCAATGTTTTCTCTTCACAGTGTGAATTTGGTATTTTCATCCTATACGACAGCACGACAGCATAAGTATGACGAGGAGACCACAAAAACGGTgactgcaaagaaaaacagactgttggCCAATATACCAGGAATAAAATATGCTGAGTACTAAGGACAGAACACAAATTCCTTTCACAgtaaatacaatacaaaacaatacAGTATACTTGGATAACAAATAATATGAGTTTATAAAATtcctttttttaacattattttaaaaatgttaccCCTTACATGTTACATCCATAACCTCTGTAATTTCAGCTGCGGGTCAGTTTTAGCAATGTGACCCACATTCACGAGTGACTGCCCAGAATCTCATCCAAATTTATATCTTTCATCCAATCGTCGTTCCCAGAGCCAGACTTGAGCAGAGAGTCAATGAAGTCTGAGTCCGTGTTGATCCCTGGTACTGTGTTGTCTCCCTCGGGGAGGAAGTCAAAGGTCAGACGGTTGGCCCGGTTGTTCTGGTAGCTGCTGGTGCTGGGACTGGGCTCTGCAAAGTTTCCTGCTGGTACCCTCTGTTCAGGAGAGGCCTGGTTCAGGTTTCCCACTGCTGATGGAGATCCCATCATTGGCTGGCCTGGTCTCGGGCCTGTGTCTCTAATCGAAGGGGTATGAGGGAGCATCCCCATGTCTGGTGCTACCTGGTTGGGAGGGCCGATGTGTCTCTGTTGGTACGGGTGGTTTGGCATGTCCAGCTGCGCACCCTGAGACTGGAGCGGGTTGGGTAGCCGCCTTACATTGAGTCCGGTTGTCACTTGCTTGTTGGCTGAGCCCCAGCCcatgttgacatttttcatcAACCCTCCGAGTCCCTGTCCCGGCACCCCTGAGGAGTGCAGGTCAGCTGCTGTTCTCGGGTGCTGCACGCCTGATACGCTGTTCATCCCAAAAGAGTTTCCATGCGTGTTTGGCCCCAGGAACCTGGCTTTATTTTGATTTAGTCCAATGCGATTCTGATTGTTATGCTGCTGGAATTGGCCAATGCAAGAACTCGGGTGACAGTCGGTGCCGATACCAAACCTGCGGTCCGATGGTGAAGGACTCATCTTTGAACCAGACCTACTCGGGAGGTGACAAGTCATGGTCTGCAGGTCATTCTCAGGGCCGTTGCTGGAAGCCTGGGCGGCGTTTTGACCTAAAGCGATACCAAGAAAACCTGATTACAATTACGGCTTCTggtcagcatttaaaacactcCTGACTCAACAGAAATGTACAACACCTGCAAAGATGTTTCCTTGCTGAACTCCCACCATACTCCGCGACTGCTTGTAATCAGGTGGCGGTCTTGTGAGATGACGACTGAACTGATCGTGTGTATTGTCTTTGTcctgaaaaggaaacacaatgtCATGAATACTGATTATTTGATCAATCAATACTCAATTCTCACAGCCTGAACATCTTATTAACTGGTGAAAGCTGTGTGATGGAGATGTAGCTTACTGAATTGCTAATGGCGTGCTGCTGTTGGTTAAGCTGCCTCTGCATGGCCTGAGTTTTGGCCGGGCCTTTCTGCTGGTTGTTGGGAGCTGGGGGCCGTGGCTGCGACTGGACTGACATGACTCCTAAGCTTCCGTTGGTGGGCAGTCTTGGACCAGGAGGAACACCCTGAGAAGAAGATGCACATGATGGTTTTACATTCGTGTCAGCGGCGCTACTTTTaaatttttacatttgtaaGAGCCTGAAGATTTGAAGCCAGGTGTCAAGACAGCTGctgtagaaaaacacaaaaccaaagcaATGCAATAATACGAtttgaccactagagggcaagACGTGACAAGCTATCATAGATCTGTTTCAAAGATGCTATTCAGCCTCCAGAATGTGGTCAAGGCTACTCCCTCTGCAGATGAAAAAGGGAGACTTGGAGGGAGGCTTTTTTTGGAAGGAGTAGTGCGAGCCCTCCTCAAGGCCTGCTTCTCCCTTGATAATTGTGTCTAAAGAGAGTGGAAAGAATCCCTGAGACAGCAGGAAATGTGTGCCAATGGGGAGTTAAGCGCCAGCACCATGACTACCTCCATTTAATAAGCTCTCCTTCACTGatcactgtgttgtgtttggcaAGGAGGCATTCCATCCACTAGAAACCCATTATGCTCCTGACACTATCACACTGATTAAAACGTTGTAGTCAGCAGCACTCAAATGACATTGAGATATTCAAACTAGCATTTTGTTTGAAGTCTTGTCTGGAACGTATGCTCTCGCTGATAAGTTTTCACCATCATGGCTGTTTGAGATGTTATATGTCCTTGCTGTACACATGTTTAAGCTTTTTTAGGCAGCTGTGCAGACCAGTCAAGCTCTCCAAGTGAAACCTGTCTTTCTTGTGGATACAAGGCCACTCTCATTATGCTCAAACTTCAACCAAGTGCAAGCATTTGTCATGAATGAGGTTAATGTGCAAGTCAATATGCCCTGTGTATACAATGTCAGTCACTGTGTTGACTTAAAATGTTTCCGAGGGTGAAATGGATTAGAAATCCAACAGTGCACTTAGCAGAAGCTATTACTTAGAGGACAGATTCTTTGCAGAGGATGGATCTCTAACAGGGTGGTGACTTTGTGGTCCCCTtgagaaaagctgaaaaaatagAGggatgtatacatatatatgcgtgtgtgtgtgtgtgtgtgtgtgtgtgtgtgaatgataaTTAATGGGGCTGAAATCTGGAGAACTGACCAGACGGGATCAGAGAACGAGGGGAGCTGAAACTCATCAGGAGCCATTTCACGAGCTAATATTCGCCTTCTCTGCCTGAGTTCAACCCACACAGCAAACCAAGCATGGCAATGAGGTAGCACGGGGACTAACACATCAAAACAGTGGTTTCTCCTGTTACTCTCGAAAGCGGAGTCACTGGCTTTGATTCACTGTATCCAGTTATGGAGACTGTGAGAAACTGTGACCATCGCAGACGTTTTCCCTGCAGAGGTACACTGCAGAGCGCTTGTTCCATCTTTGTTGTAAGAAAAACCGAACCAGGGGTGTTTTAGCATGTACAACTGAGTAATCCTCTCTGTCATCCTGATGTGTCATAAAgctgttttccatgttttttcccccctctcatTCTTCACAAGCTTGTTGTAAATGAATACCACATGTGGCTCAGGCCTcagagaaggagcagagtgATTTAGTCTCCCATCCTGCGGCAGTGCAGGCAGCTGACAGTGATCCAGGCCCAGCCTTGCCGGCTCTCACACTGCACTTCCTCCAGTCTGGACTCATGACGCTGTCCCTGGGGAGCGCCTCGGCATCTGGACTTGGCTGCAGCTCCCTTTCCCAGGAAACAAGCACTCCCTTCACAGCACTGCTGGAGTGACCCGGTAGGCTCGACCCCCATGGCCCTGCTCTTATCCTGACTGAGGGATGTGGTGCCACAAGATCATCAACAAAAGTTGAGTCATTATTTACTGCAAGCAAACCTTCATCCTAAGTTGTAGTTGTAATTTGggtttgtgtatttgcagtAGGAAGCACACTCTATTCTGCAGAAAGCAAGGTACAAGCTTTGGTGTAAGTACTTAAATGGAAATCTGTAGCTGAAGTTAATCACTGGGATGATGAAATTGCTGCCAAATGTCTGTCTTCACTCGAAATAACAGTGTTGTCTTACGCTGAGCAGAACTACAAGTCACTCTCGATAAGATGTTGTAAATGTAAATCTGAGTGTAAATGTTTGGATATaattagaaacacaaacatacattaGTGTGCTGATACAAAGGGGCCAAAAGTCAAATATCCACAAAGGCAAATCTCTGAAAGGAGGCCTTTCATTAGAGCAGGCCCAATTCCCATCGTGTAAATTAAAGCTCGGGATGAGTGAATAGCTCAAACACCTTGATTTGTGTCAGAAAACCCATTTAGTTTCAATatttgctgaaaatagtcctttCTGCACCTGCATGGATGACTGTGTGGCATTTATTACCAGGAAATTCCAAGCTGTTTCTCTTAATTGGGAGGAAACCAACACTAAATCAAGAAAGCAATATTTCCATAGAGGCAGAAATTTGGGTTATTTCAGAAATTATAAAAAACAAAGCCCAGTAATAATTTTTAATATACCAGGattgtctttctttttgctgtttacACTGTCAGGGACGCAAAAAAAagtccctttttctttctttaggttaaacacacaacacagctgtACTACTGATGTGAGTAGCAACACTAAATTTTGTCCTTGAAATAGCATTGCCCACCAACCACAGTGTCTCAGGTTTCATAATGCATTAGCGTATGCTGCTGGAGAATGTATTCATACTTAAAGCGAGTGAGATTTTCTGTGTGAGAGTTACAGAGTGGTGGATTTGAATTTTGACATGTTTGACTCAGCGACCGGTTATTAAACTGTAAGAAGTTTCAAACAAACCCCGGAGCTCACATCTCTGGCTGTTTTAAAAGAGGTCTTCAGCTACACTCAGTGGGAGGAAGCCTACTGCTAGTTGCTGGTGTTACACAGGGGATCAGGGCACTCTTTCAGGACCTTTATTTCTCTGGCATTACTAATTCAATTCACTGTGGGAAGAGACTaaactctttttttcctctctgtgagcTGTCCCTTCCTCATTAGCTGGACTTTTAACCCTGTCCATGCTGGCTGCAAAAGACAAACACCATTATCGGCCTTTTTTAAACCCTTAAATTACGAGGTGgctcttgtttcttcttcacaACTCCTACACTATCATATCCCCAGCTtcacatttgcatatttcatttgttcaaacaaacggcacattaaaacacaatgtCCTTGGGAAAGCCGTCTCACCAAACTGTTACCCTTAATGAACTCAAGCGCAGCCGCATGTCCTCAGCATTTTAAAGACCAGAGGTGACTGAGCTTTTACTTTCAGGCGCTCCAGGCTTTGgaaaagtttgctttttttaaataatttagcAAAATCCATTTAAGcctttttcattatttgaaaTCCAGCTCCTCTAATTCTCTCCCCCCTTCTTTCTCATAACTGTAATTTTTAATTATGTACCGCTTTTATTGCTTctaatttatgttttaaacGTGCTACCTAAATATTATTAGTGCTTATCACTGCTAACACTACTAATAATGCCAATGTCTCATACATTCATAGAAAGCTTCTGATGAGGAATATGTTTTAAAGGGACTTCGACAaagttttaaaagcacatgCACAGCCATATGTTTTGAGTGTAAACAGCTCTATGGTATAGTGGTAAAACTGGATCCGCTTTACCCATGTGTGACGATGTATTTGTCATCGTACCTTGTTTACTTCCATGTCTGTAtaactccctccctctctcctcccgcCCTCTCCCACTCACTCAAGCACTTCCCTTGATCTGTAGAGGTTATGAGAGCTCTCTTGTGTGGCTCGCATTATCATTTCACACAAAGACAGCTACAGATACTGTTAGCGCAAAAATGAAAGAGGGGACGGTCTAAATCTCCCCAATCATAACAAATCAGTGATTCAACCTCCGGCACCAGGCTAAGCAGATTACTGTCATTTTCCACCACTTGTCCCTTGTAGCTAACAACCTCCAATTAGCAAATCCCGCTGTGCATATCTGTGCCCTGACGGGGAGCCACCATGACAAGCAGAGAAATTAGAAGTCCTGCATGTTAATCTACCATGCTCTGGCAATCTGTGTCATCGTCAAAACACTTTCAGGGGAAATACATATTCAAGGGAGTCACAACAGCAAAGGCAGCAGCGAGAACAATGAGAATAAAATCCCAAAACAAACAGCGCTGCATTGTTGCTGTTTCAGACAGCAGGTTGGCTGCTGCGAGCAAACTGAGGAAACCGATTGATGAGGAAGACTAAAGAGACAGTGAGTCTAACTGCTGTGTATCATGTTAATATAGCTTCAGCAGGAAATGGTTATCCTACATTATTTGCTTTGCATATGGAGGGTAATAAAATACACAAccaggaaaagaagaaatggaaatACAACATTTGTGTTACCTAATGTACTTTCAGCTTGTAACTCTGTAGGTTAAACTGTTTGTAATTAGtcaaaaatgtacatttaagtCATGGCACTATATTGTATTGTATGTCTACTATCACATATGATAGTATACTGTCGGCACGTGTTGCGTGAAAAGCTTGTCATTCTAGTGTCATCAAGCTGACTCATAATTCCATACATGATGGCAGATACACACCTGAAGACCTTGTAGTCACAGtctcagtgttttaaatgtttaGCTGGATCCATTCTACTTGTCTGACCTTGTGAAACAGCCTTTCAAGGCCCTTTGGGTATGGttcaaactgttattaaacACAAGGCCAAATTGTTCTGAAACATTTGAAGATACAAGGTTTTCAAGAGCAATCCCGTGTAAAGGAATTGTGGAGCGAGGCCTTACCTGTCGCTGTTGTGACAGCTTGAAGGGCAGCCCTGCGGGAACAGACTTGGGTTGCAGACAGAGAGCCCCTGATGTGGAGATCTGTTGGTTCTGGAAATGGAGAGCTGAATGTGGTTGGTTCTGACTGGTCGACGGcgactgttgctgctgctgatgggctGAAGTCTTGTTCACTGAGCTTGTCATGATGGGCATCGGCTGGCTGGCAGAATGGGGGGCTTTGGGGCTGAAGTGCAACGTGGGCTTTGTGCTGAGAACCTTCATGTCTAAATGATGGGGGCTACTGTGGCCATTTGACTTGAAGAGGCAGTTATTGATCCCTTTACTCTGGGAGCCAATCCTCTGTTGGCTGAGCGGGGCCGGGCTGGAGACCTTGTCCTGGGGGAAGGCGCTGGTGGAGCTCATGGCAGGAGTCCAGCTGTTCAATCCCGCAGGTGGcgtttggtggtggtggtggagcagagAGCTCGGTTGCTGCTGGTTTGCTGCcatctgcttcagctgctctgcgtGAGATATTTCCGGCCAGCAGGGCATGGTTCTGGGCTGCCCTGCCTGAGTATTAGCTTTCTGTGACGTGGTGGTAGAAGAGGTACTGGTCAATGTGAAAGAGGGCCCTGCTGAGGCTGGTCGAAGCTGCGGCGAGCCACCATGAACCTGGCCAAAATCTGGGGAGTGCTCCATCTTTATCGGCTTCTCCATTGGGGAACACAGACTGGCCGCCGCTCCTGCTGAGCTTGGCCGACCTAGCTCCAACCCGAACGTATCGTCCTGCTTCAGCATCTTCTCAAACTCCAGGTCATTGAGCGTGGGCACTGTCTTTGTCAGCTCATCAAAGAGATCTTGGAGCTCTGGGTCAATCTGGCCACCACCTTCATCTTTGAAGTCAAAAATCATCTCTGCGTTTGACTGGCCACAAGACTGGACCTCGATGggctcttttttcatttccttcaggGTCATGTTGAATATGTCTGACCCCGCTCCATGGGGCATCATGtaattcttcctctgcatgcCCATGGTTGAGGACCCTTGTAGAGAATGAGACTGGGTTAAGCTGTGGTTGCAGGGCCCATGTCCCAGACCACCAGTATCCACGCGGACCCGCTTAAAGTCTGATCCAGAGAAACCACAGGAGAGCCCGTTCTGCTTTGGTGTGTGTCCTGGTGCATGTCCCTCAATCTTCCTTCGCAAAGATCCTTGAAGCTGCGACACACAACAGAAAGGAATTTTAAAAACACGtagaaaatagaaagaaaagattTCAATGACTTGGTACCTTCACCTcaccttcatttcatttcatttcattaatttaCTTAAGTGTTTCACAAAAAAAGACCTCCATGGTAACAGAGCTGAATTTCAATAGAGGACTAACcctaaagaaaacattttcataacAAGACTTTAATTATTCCACTTGATTTAGAAGCAGTCTTGTGAGCCAATTTAAATCATGGTGATACTTCTGAGGATGGGTGCATTAAATTCTACATCCAGCTCAAAGTATCACCATGTAAATTAATCCAATTTCACAATTTGCTCCAAGGCCTGTAGATGCTGTACACTTGACCAACTTGTGAAATTTAGGAAAATTGCTTTTATTAATAGAGTGTTTTCATTTAGTAGAATAAGGTTCGACTCCAAGTCTCAAATTCAGTATTTTGACATAAATGAGTCCAGTCACATCATTTTGTAAGATCAAGCCGATACATTCAGATGAAACATTCAAAGCTTTCatatgtcattttcttttgacaCTTGCAATGCAGCGATGAGGCAAACGCTGCTGAACCatttagaaaaatgttttgatatAATGTAGTTTGAGCGCAGAGCATGGGCTGAGAAGATAGCTAGGAATCTGATACAGCTGACagaccacagagagaagaaTAGGGTCTTTGTTTCCCTCATTTGCATACATTATATTTTCTTCCATTGTGCTTCGTTAGATAGCGGAGTTTCACCTTTGCGGCTGAGATTCTGCTTAACATGCTGGTGCAGATGTCTGACTTCCTTTTGTCCTATCCCCATGCATGTCTTCATTTAAAGTAATAAGCACATAGCCATGACTCACAACTCTAACCTCTCAGTAACACTCCATGAAACCGAAGCATTAAAAACCCTAACAAAATGACTTTTTGTTGTTAAGATTATTTAGATTTTCAGGAACTAATATCATCACATCAACAAAATAATGGAGTTTCTTGCCTCACGTGTGCCTTTGAGTCATTAACAACAATCCACTGAGAAAGATATGGTCTATCCAGTGGCGATCTCAGGCAAACTGCTATATACACATAAAAATGACTGATTATCTGACCACGTTTTAATGTGGTGCCtgcatggaaaaacaaaatggctcTGATTGTACACCAACCTGAACACAGGAGAGGAGTATCAGTGTGTTGCATATTTCACTGTGGGAACAAATTTGAGTCATTTTCCACCTGCTGGCACACATTAGATTAAGATGATTCATAGCCTGAGGGTTTGGAGTGAATCCTGCAGTTCACTACATTTCTACTCTGTTCGTGTCTGTATTACTTGTGCTAATGCTCTTAACAATTGCTCAGAGATACATCCTCACATTTTAATCAAGGCACAAATATCTCTGTGACTCACCAAGCCTCCTTTATTAAAGctaataagtgtgtgtgtgtgtgtgtgtgtgtgtgtgtgtgtgtgtgtgtgtgtgtgtgtgtgcgtttcaaCATATTGAATGGATGTGggtggatgatgatgattatgttgatggtggtggtgtagCACTGAGAGGGGGGAGGGACACTGAAATGATCAATTCTATTCAGAATATCATAACAGAGGCTTTGCACTTAGCCTAATCAGAAACTGTTATACTTAATATTAGTGCAGACTATTTTCAAAAGCATGATCGCAAACAGATAGATTGATTGTATTATTAAAGCAGGAAAATCAACACTTGAAACTTGTTTGAGCTGCATGACAACGACCAGTGTGAAGGCAGAGGAAAAACCAACTGCGTTCAGCCAAAGACAAAAAGGCAGTTGGGATGCGACTAATGTCAAAGTCAAGCAAGAGTGACCAGTTTGTACTGTACTGCAGCTGGAGGCATAACCCCATTTCAAAAATATTGTTGATGGTGCATTTACAGACCCCCTGCtatctgaaaatgtaaaaaaaaaaaacccatcagaTATAATGACAGTCATGTAATTATGGAGACACATTCAATTTTAATTTGGAAATGCTCCATAAGTTCATCTACAGAATGTCTCCAGCTCCCTTTTGCCATCTTCTGTGAGATGCAGACTGTTAAACACTGTGCCTCTCCACAGAATAGTGGACATCTGTTTTTCTCCAAATGCAGATGAAAACAGGCCTTCCAGTGTGTGCAGCTCATGCGCACGTTCTCTCGTTCCACAGGGCTGTTTctggagaagacagacaggagtaCTCCTCATGGTTCAAGGCACTGTCTGAGAAAACACATCATGAATAATGGAAAGGAAAGTGGATGGTTGCAAAAAGCCATTGTGAGACAGGGTTGCCTCACTACTGCCTCTGTGCCATTTGAAAATGGACTCTAGTCAAGAGCAGTTCTTCGTTCAAAATTCAAAGCTGAAGCTTCTCAAGACTTTGTGAAAGGTAAAATCACTGTTATGTGTGCATACTGATACAATCTTCAGTTGGTAAGAAAGACTAACATCGAAGCTCTAACGCTCATTTTTTCTTATATTTCCAACAAATAGAAGACCATCCTGTTCTTTCAGTGCTCAGTGCTCAGAAGCAATGGCCTCCTAGCTGTCCTGAAATCCTCATGACAGATCTCCAAGTGAtctgaaaatagattttttgaTTAACATTTAATGAGCTTAGAAGCTCTGAATCACTTTGAAAGTGACTCCTGCTACATGAGAGGTTCAGACGTATGCATTATATACTGATGATTTTAGACATGAAAGCACAAGTGCTTATGCTCCTTTTCTGTGTTGTCAAAATGTAATTCACCATCGGTAAAGGTCTGGGTTACCAGTGAGCACAATGTTCATTTAAGATTTTTATcaatacaaaacaacaaaagaatcTATTTTGCTAGAAGTTAGAAAATTTCTCATTTAAACAGGAATGAACATGATTTCActgcttttaaagattttaacaGGATGTACTTTTCTGTGGCATCCACCCATTCTACTGGATGTACTTTAATTGTACAACCTGTAGACATAATTTCCCTGGAAATCATTTTAATAAGCGAATCAAGGATGGATTGGATTTTTGAGAATAACCTTTTCAATGCAGCTTATTGATGCCGTTTTACTGGGGCAGTGAGGAACCTGACCTTGGCCCTGTCAACAGAAGCTATCTATTCCTGAGAGCTGCAGGGCTGCTAGCTCGTGTGTCAAGCTGAGCAGTGCGGTGATGCTGAGCGCTGTGGATGGGGCTCCGGGTGAGCCATCACAGGGATGCAACACCAAGCCTCCTGGTACAATCTGTCAATCCTGTGGCACAGCCCTCAGAGCCACGCACGCTTGAAGGATATATAGGTTTGAGAGCGTTCGAGGGTTTTGTGTTTGAGTATGAGAGTGCGGCTCAACAAAAGACCGAGCTCGCCAGCCTTTAATCTATTCACCAGAGCCCTGAAACATGTTGCAATCCGCTCCTGCGAGAGTTAGAAACCTTCCTCTCGGCATTTGACATGGAAAGAAAGTCCCAAAATAAAGGAATAAATATGACTATTGTGTTCCTAGGGAGACATAATATTTATGCGGTTCTGCAGGTTGCATACTGTTGCAAGAGGGGATTTCAGCTCGTTTATAGCCAGATAAGAAACAAGAGCCCAAAGAATAGTGCCAATGATCAGCTGTCATACAAAATTCAGCTATCTGCTTGCAGAATCCTGAGAAAGTGTAGAGGGCTGAGTTTAATTATAGGTTTTCTACTCGCTGTCTAAAGCTGTAAGCCATAATAGTATATTCAGAGAAATTGAAAAGAAGATCCTGGTTAACTTGaaattttgtcttatttaaaGGAAGGTAAGGAAGCTGTGGCTGAGACTGTATGTGCATTCACAAGGAAATTTATAGTTTCAGTCAAATCAGGTCGGGGGGGCGTCACCTTCTGCTTTGTCTTTCCTGtaaactgttttccttttttaaaccTAGTTTTTCAGTTTGAGTTAAGATTTAATCTAAAGGCAATATTTGCAGAGCACtaagaataaaagaaataatATCACTCTGAGGGGTGCATGGAGGCAGCAACAAGCAATTATAACTGAAAGTATATCTAAAAAAAATATGCCACACCAGCTTATATGGTGTGTGGTTATGACAATCCGGCAGGAAATGCTGAACTACATATCTAGTGAAGCAAGGTTTAGACAACAAATTAGGTTCCTCTTGGAGATCTTGGCAGCTACTTTTAGcattaaattaaaacaatttTCAGCACGTTTTGGTGGATAAATTAGTGGCTgacaaaatgataaaatcaGTAGACTTGATCCTTTTTCACACAGCAAATTATAAAATATAGGCATATATTTGGAATATAACTCATATTCCCTCAACAAAAGAGGTATATTTAATCTGTTTCTACAGGGCATGTGCCATAAGGTTGCACAGGGATGTGAGCATAGGTTCATGGTGTGCTTCCCTAATCAGGCTGGCGCGTGTTGGGACGaagcagcacactgcagagaTGGGCTACTTTTGGCTCATCAGCACTTTGCATCCCCACACTTCCTG encodes:
- the maml2 gene encoding mastermind-like protein 2; amino-acid sequence: MGEATPAQSAAGAFVPMLGVGLGTMPGGVGNGPVVATSRGSAVPQLHNAIVERLRARIELCRRHHSTCENRYQRGQAESSDREHENTLHLLNIVQQGPGNRKAKGSRGSIQQPPEYSRANGEQKGSEGEQKISTRIALQGSLRRKIEGHAPGHTPKQNGLSCGFSGSDFKRVRVDTGGLGHGPCNHSLTQSHSLQGSSTMGMQRKNYMMPHGAGSDIFNMTLKEMKKEPIEVQSCGQSNAEMIFDFKDEGGGQIDPELQDLFDELTKTVPTLNDLEFEKMLKQDDTFGLELGRPSSAGAAASLCSPMEKPIKMEHSPDFGQVHGGSPQLRPASAGPSFTLTSTSSTTTSQKANTQAGQPRTMPCWPEISHAEQLKQMAANQQQPSSLLHHHHQTPPAGLNSWTPAMSSTSAFPQDKVSSPAPLSQQRIGSQSKGINNCLFKSNGHSSPHHLDMKVLSTKPTLHFSPKAPHSASQPMPIMTSSVNKTSAHQQQQQSPSTSQNQPHSALHFQNQQISTSGALCLQPKSVPAGLPFKLSQQRQGVPPGPRLPTNGSLGVMSVQSQPRPPAPNNQQKGPAKTQAMQRQLNQQQHAISNSDKDNTHDQFSRHLTRPPPDYKQSRSMVGVQQGNIFAGQNAAQASSNGPENDLQTMTCHLPSRSGSKMSPSPSDRRFGIGTDCHPSSCIGQFQQHNNQNRIGLNQNKARFLGPNTHGNSFGMNSVSGVQHPRTAADLHSSGVPGQGLGGLMKNVNMGWGSANKQVTTGLNVRRLPNPLQSQGAQLDMPNHPYQQRHIGPPNQVAPDMGMLPHTPSIRDTGPRPGQPMMGSPSAVGNLNQASPEQRVPAGNFAEPSPSTSSYQNNRANRLTFDFLPEGDNTVPGINTDSDFIDSLLKSGSGNDDWMKDINLDEILGSHS